The Methanococcoides methylutens MM1 genome has a window encoding:
- a CDS encoding rubrerythrin family protein, with the protein MSTTENLKEAFAGESMANRKYLAFAKMADKEGFTKIAKLFRAAAYAETVHAHNHLRVLGEVKSTEENLQEAIAGETMEFNEMYPAFIEEAEKEGNKKAVRSFDLANQVEKVHAELYQKALENMDDNDDADYYVCEVCGYTVEGEAPERCPVCGAVHSKFSKVD; encoded by the coding sequence ATGAGTACCACTGAAAATCTGAAAGAAGCGTTTGCTGGTGAATCAATGGCAAACAGGAAGTACCTTGCTTTTGCGAAAATGGCTGACAAGGAAGGTTTCACGAAGATCGCCAAACTATTCAGGGCAGCAGCATATGCAGAAACAGTACATGCTCACAATCACCTGAGGGTACTGGGAGAGGTAAAGAGCACTGAGGAGAACCTTCAGGAAGCAATTGCCGGCGAGACCATGGAATTCAACGAGATGTATCCTGCCTTCATCGAGGAAGCAGAAAAAGAAGGCAACAAGAAAGCTGTACGCAGCTTTGATCTTGCAAACCAGGTCGAAAAGGTCCATGCTGAGCTCTACCAGAAGGCACTGGAAAACATGGATGATAATGATGACGCAGACTACTATGTCTGTGAGGTATGTGGTTATACCGTGGAAGGTGAAGCTCCTGAAAGGTGTCCTGTCTGTGGTGCTGTTCATTCAAAATTCAGCAAGGTGGACTGA
- a CDS encoding CDP-2,3-bis-(O-geranylgeranyl)-sn-glycerol synthase yields MVLAVWLMLPAYLPNPFAAVFGGGRPIDGGKTMSDGRRILGDGKTFRGFFAGLICGTLAGLLQMRLIESYPVILGAQLPAFGTGGLNTTIVVFALAFGSLFGDMFMSFFKRRMGLKRGAPLPVVDQLDFVMGALIFAYLASPYWFSEQFTFKIILVILIITPLLHLVTNVIGYFIGVKKEPW; encoded by the coding sequence ATTGTTCTTGCAGTATGGTTAATGCTTCCGGCATACCTGCCGAATCCTTTTGCAGCTGTCTTTGGAGGCGGTCGCCCCATCGATGGTGGAAAGACAATGTCTGACGGCAGGCGCATCCTCGGGGATGGAAAAACCTTCCGCGGCTTCTTTGCCGGGCTTATATGCGGTACCCTTGCAGGACTGTTGCAGATGAGGCTGATCGAAAGTTACCCTGTGATACTGGGAGCACAACTTCCAGCATTCGGAACAGGCGGGCTGAACACTACCATTGTTGTGTTCGCTCTTGCGTTTGGATCTCTCTTCGGGGACATGTTCATGAGCTTCTTTAAGAGACGCATGGGACTAAAACGTGGAGCTCCACTGCCGGTTGTAGACCAGCTTGATTTCGTAATGGGAGCACTAATATTTGCTTACCTGGCATCACCATACTGGTTCTCCGAACAGTTTACGTTCAAGATCATACTGGTAATCCTGATCATCACACCCCTACTTCACCTTGTGACGAATGTCATAGGATACTTCATAGGTGTCAAGAAAGAACCATGGTAA
- the pyrE gene encoding orotate phosphoribosyltransferase has product MTTSPNNKEELIDALKTCGAVKFGDFTLASGKKSKYYIDIKKASSDPGTLKIIAKQAAALIKEMDIDIVGGVALGGVPIATAVSLETNMPLLLIRKSAKEYGTGGRFVGEAEEGDRIILLEDVTTSGGSVLEAIGAIRDAGCIIDKVITVVDREDGATENLGEIDVKLVPLVRASDLLADN; this is encoded by the coding sequence ATGACAACATCACCAAATAACAAGGAAGAACTTATAGATGCACTCAAAACCTGCGGAGCTGTCAAGTTCGGTGACTTCACCCTTGCATCCGGCAAGAAGAGCAAGTATTACATCGACATCAAAAAGGCCAGTTCTGACCCGGGAACATTGAAGATCATCGCAAAACAGGCAGCTGCACTTATCAAGGAAATGGACATCGATATTGTTGGCGGTGTTGCACTGGGTGGCGTTCCGATTGCCACAGCAGTATCTCTCGAGACTAACATGCCACTCCTGCTGATACGCAAATCTGCCAAGGAATATGGAACCGGAGGAAGATTTGTGGGTGAAGCTGAAGAAGGGGACAGGATCATCCTGCTGGAAGATGTGACAACCAGTGGCGGTTCTGTGCTGGAAGCAATTGGTGCCATAAGGGATGCCGGATGCATCATTGACAAGGTCATCACCGTTGTGGACCGTGAGGACGGTGCAACTGAGAACCTCGGTGAGATCGATGTGAAACTTGTCCCGCTTGTGCGTGCAAGTGACCTTCTTGCTGACAACTAA
- the hcp gene encoding hydroxylamine reductase, with translation MFCYQCEETMNGEGCTKNGMCGKKGEVADLQDDLIYVLKSVAFYNQKARKAKLSEKSTDDFMLDALFSTITNTDFRASGIQDRIDRGFALRDEIRQKLLDNNALDENDLPEIATVTPENLKDRDTGILATENEDIRSLRELLIFGLKGIAAYGHHAMVLGQVNKKVLAFIEDALVATADDSLTDKELVAMVLRCGEKGFDVMAALDQANTTTFGNPEPTAVNIGTRDKPGILVSGHDLKDLKQLLDQTEGTGVDVYTHGEMLPANAYPELKKYEHLAGNYGGSWWHQKQEFESFNGPILLTSNCLVPPKKTYLDRLYTTGSVGFDSVTHILDEDGKKDFSAIIEQAKTCEPPVQLEEGTVMTGFAYSSVLTNADKIVDAIKAGKIKKFIVMAGCDGRHKNRQYYTDFAEALPKDTVILTAGCAKYRYNKLDLGEIDGIPRVLDAGQCNDSFSLVIIAQGLMARLGFEDVNDAPISYNIAWYEQKAVLVLLTLLRLGINDITLGPTLPAFVSPNVLNVLVDKFNITANTTVEEDMERLLK, from the coding sequence ATGTTCTGTTACCAGTGTGAAGAAACAATGAACGGGGAAGGCTGCACAAAGAATGGCATGTGCGGCAAGAAAGGGGAGGTTGCAGACCTTCAGGACGATCTCATCTATGTACTTAAGAGCGTTGCATTCTATAACCAGAAAGCAAGAAAGGCAAAACTCTCTGAAAAGAGCACTGACGATTTTATGCTCGATGCACTGTTCTCGACAATAACAAACACTGATTTCAGAGCAAGCGGAATACAGGATCGTATTGACAGAGGATTTGCACTGCGTGATGAGATCAGGCAGAAACTTCTGGACAACAATGCACTTGATGAGAACGACCTTCCTGAAATTGCAACTGTTACCCCGGAAAACCTCAAAGACAGGGATACCGGCATACTTGCAACAGAAAATGAAGATATACGATCATTAAGAGAACTCTTGATCTTTGGTCTCAAAGGAATTGCAGCATACGGACACCATGCAATGGTGCTTGGGCAGGTCAATAAAAAAGTACTTGCATTCATAGAAGACGCCCTTGTGGCAACAGCGGATGACAGCCTGACAGATAAAGAACTAGTCGCAATGGTCCTGAGATGTGGAGAGAAAGGCTTTGATGTAATGGCAGCTCTTGACCAGGCAAATACCACCACGTTCGGAAATCCGGAGCCTACCGCCGTCAATATCGGAACAAGGGACAAGCCAGGGATTCTCGTAAGCGGACATGACCTGAAAGACCTGAAACAGCTACTGGACCAGACCGAGGGAACAGGCGTCGATGTCTATACACACGGAGAGATGCTGCCTGCAAATGCATATCCTGAACTTAAGAAGTACGAGCATCTGGCAGGCAACTACGGAGGATCATGGTGGCACCAGAAGCAGGAATTCGAGAGCTTCAACGGACCGATACTACTGACAAGCAACTGTCTGGTTCCTCCAAAGAAGACCTACCTTGACAGATTATACACTACAGGCTCTGTAGGTTTTGACAGCGTAACACACATCCTGGATGAGGATGGAAAGAAGGATTTCTCGGCCATCATCGAACAGGCAAAGACCTGTGAACCCCCGGTACAACTGGAAGAAGGTACTGTCATGACAGGTTTTGCTTACAGCTCCGTACTGACCAATGCAGACAAGATCGTTGATGCTATCAAAGCAGGCAAGATAAAGAAGTTCATTGTCATGGCAGGCTGTGACGGACGTCACAAGAACAGGCAGTACTACACCGATTTTGCAGAGGCATTGCCAAAAGATACAGTCATACTTACCGCCGGATGTGCAAAATATCGCTACAATAAACTTGATCTCGGTGAAATTGACGGAATTCCAAGAGTACTGGATGCAGGACAGTGTAATGATTCATTCTCACTTGTGATCATCGCACAGGGACTCATGGCCAGACTCGGATTTGAAGATGTCAACGATGCACCGATCTCATACAACATCGCATGGTACGAACAGAAGGCAGTCCTCGTGTTGCTTACCCTGCTGAGACTCGGGATCAATGACATTACTCTTGGGCCAACACTTCCGGCATTTGTCTCACCGAATGTCCTCAATGTGCTGGTGGATAAGTTTAACATTACAGCAAACACCACTGTGGAAGAGGACATGGAGAGACTCTTAAAATAA
- a CDS encoding cupin domain-containing protein — MKIVELDKAPEKENPHKVLAKGLFDTEQVQVVHLELKPGESLKLHKTPMNVFFYVLEGTGIVVIGDEEETVSKDMLIDSPKGIPHLLRNESDSLFRFLVVKMKE, encoded by the coding sequence ATGAAAATAGTAGAACTGGATAAAGCACCTGAGAAAGAGAATCCTCATAAAGTACTTGCCAAAGGACTTTTTGATACCGAACAGGTACAGGTCGTGCATCTCGAACTTAAACCAGGAGAATCACTGAAGTTACACAAGACGCCAATGAACGTGTTCTTCTATGTGCTCGAAGGTACAGGTATCGTTGTGATCGGCGATGAGGAAGAGACTGTTTCAAAGGACATGCTTATCGACAGCCCAAAGGGCATCCCTCACTTATTGAGGAATGAGAGTGACAGCTTATTCCGTTTCCTCGTTGTGAAAATGAAAGAATAA
- the purD gene encoding phosphoribosylamine--glycine ligase: MNVLIVGGGGRENAIADAVARSERKPAMFSVMAKKNPGIASLCEDVLLVKETEVEKVVEYARSKNIEVAFVGPEAPLAAGLADALEEAGIGVVGPKKDVARIEFDKAWARNFMRDNNIDGCPAFKVFTSEEGLEDYIEELGNVAIKPAGLTGGKGVKVMGDQLPDTKAAFEYSRSLLDGDNVVVEENLIGEEFTLQAFVDGKNLAFTPCVQDHKRAFENDLGPNTGGMGSYSSADELLPFMNVDDIEPAREIMRATVKALHEATGTPFKGILYGQFILTKDGPKVIEFNARFGDPEAMNVLPLLETDMVDVMSAVAKGTLDELDVKFAHKATVCKYAVPAGYPDEPTKDKEVVVGDIGDAILFYSSVYEKDGKVYTTGSRAVAVVGIEDTIDKAEKIAQNALENIIGDLHFRNDIGKPELIQRRIDHMEEIRG, encoded by the coding sequence ATGAATGTTCTAATCGTTGGTGGCGGCGGCAGAGAAAATGCAATCGCAGATGCTGTTGCAAGAAGTGAACGCAAACCTGCAATGTTCTCAGTTATGGCAAAGAAGAACCCCGGAATTGCCAGCTTGTGTGAAGACGTACTTCTGGTCAAAGAGACAGAGGTGGAAAAGGTAGTCGAGTACGCAAGATCAAAGAACATAGAAGTTGCGTTTGTCGGACCGGAAGCACCTCTTGCAGCCGGTCTCGCTGATGCCCTTGAGGAAGCTGGCATCGGAGTTGTCGGCCCTAAGAAAGATGTCGCACGTATCGAGTTCGACAAGGCATGGGCCCGCAATTTCATGAGGGACAACAACATCGATGGATGTCCTGCATTCAAGGTCTTCACAAGCGAGGAAGGACTTGAGGACTACATCGAGGAACTTGGCAACGTTGCCATCAAGCCTGCAGGACTTACAGGCGGTAAAGGTGTCAAGGTCATGGGTGACCAGTTACCTGACACAAAGGCTGCTTTTGAATATTCAAGATCATTACTCGACGGCGACAATGTCGTTGTGGAAGAGAACCTGATCGGTGAGGAGTTCACATTACAGGCGTTCGTTGACGGAAAGAACCTTGCGTTCACACCGTGTGTTCAGGACCACAAGCGTGCCTTTGAGAACGATCTGGGACCAAACACCGGTGGAATGGGATCATATTCCAGTGCTGACGAGCTTCTTCCTTTCATGAACGTCGATGACATCGAGCCTGCAAGGGAGATCATGAGGGCAACCGTGAAAGCCCTTCATGAAGCAACAGGCACACCTTTCAAGGGAATCCTCTACGGACAGTTCATCCTTACAAAGGACGGACCAAAGGTCATTGAGTTCAATGCAAGGTTCGGCGACCCTGAAGCCATGAACGTTCTTCCACTGCTCGAGACCGACATGGTGGACGTCATGTCCGCAGTTGCCAAGGGAACACTTGATGAGCTTGACGTGAAATTCGCTCACAAGGCAACTGTCTGCAAGTATGCAGTACCTGCAGGATATCCTGATGAGCCAACAAAGGACAAGGAGGTCGTTGTTGGAGATATCGGTGATGCGATATTGTTCTATTCAAGCGTATATGAGAAAGATGGAAAGGTCTACACAACCGGCTCCAGGGCTGTGGCTGTTGTGGGTATCGAGGACACCATCGACAAGGCTGAGAAGATCGCACAGAATGCACTGGAAAACATTATCGGAGATTTGCATTTCAGAAACGACATCGGAAAGCCGGAACTTATCCAGAGAAGAATTGACCACATGGAAGAGATCCGTGGTTGA
- the argF gene encoding ornithine carbamoyltransferase, producing the protein MKHLLSMTDLTPEEIIEILDMAEDLKEKRVRGKVTDLLKNKSLAMIFEKSSTRTRVSFEVAMSDLGGHSIYLNSRDIQIGRGETVSDTAEVLSRYVAGITARVNSHKTVEDLAAHSQVPVINALSDLEHPCQILADFLTIREYKNRLKGLKFAWIGDGNNVCNSLILGCALVGMEIAVACPEGYEPLPEIVSKGRELGGEITITNDPQEAARDADVLYTDVWVSMGDEEERDKRLSDLADYQINSKLVDVAKHNVIVMHCLPAHRGEEISAEVMEGPHSVVFDQAENRLHAQKALILKLMA; encoded by the coding sequence ATGAAACATTTACTATCAATGACCGACCTTACTCCCGAAGAGATCATCGAGATCCTTGACATGGCAGAAGACCTCAAGGAGAAGAGGGTACGCGGGAAGGTCACAGACCTACTTAAGAACAAGAGCCTTGCGATGATCTTTGAAAAGTCATCCACGAGGACAAGGGTCTCATTTGAGGTTGCAATGAGCGACCTTGGCGGACATTCCATTTATCTTAATTCAAGAGATATACAGATCGGACGCGGTGAAACAGTATCAGACACCGCAGAAGTGCTCTCCCGCTACGTTGCAGGTATCACTGCAAGAGTGAACAGCCACAAGACCGTTGAGGATCTTGCTGCACACTCACAGGTACCGGTCATTAACGCACTTTCCGACCTTGAGCACCCATGCCAGATCCTGGCAGATTTCCTGACCATCCGCGAGTACAAGAACCGCCTTAAGGGATTGAAGTTCGCATGGATAGGTGATGGTAACAACGTTTGTAATTCACTTATCCTGGGCTGTGCCCTTGTTGGCATGGAGATTGCTGTTGCATGTCCTGAAGGATATGAGCCACTGCCAGAGATCGTGTCAAAGGGCAGGGAACTTGGCGGAGAGATCACTATCACGAACGATCCACAGGAAGCTGCAAGGGATGCAGATGTACTCTATACTGACGTCTGGGTATCCATGGGCGATGAGGAAGAAAGGGACAAAAGGCTTAGTGATCTTGCAGACTACCAGATCAATTCCAAACTGGTGGATGTTGCAAAGCACAATGTGATCGTCATGCACTGCCTGCCTGCACACAGGGGCGAAGAGATCTCAGCAGAGGTCATGGAAGGACCACATTCCGTTGTGTTCGACCAGGCAGAGAACCGTCTTCACGCACAGAAGGCCCTTATTCTGAAACTGATGGCATAA
- a CDS encoding LamG-like jellyroll fold domain-containing protein gives MNRKAKSLLYVLFISLLALTLSVSVASPEGSVTLYDGNALEFKTPPDVVAYANTLYSEPPNEFKITTSGNIWQYKHWIALTDQGDWIEAKTGIETTTVGVQFWGDINGGWARVLVDGEKVWSGDTYGGDSKFPEGKFIKYLEISGLDKGFHTIRVENMGVSSKGGGDDVIVYFFSLMEPSVVEPEPTPTPEPTQVSEKELVAYYPFDGNVKDYSGNDNHAFNDGATFVSGAREQALSFDGKGDYVRSPVNIDTDNMPQMTMIAWAKADEVRGTVISHDDGNYDRTIAIDDSGDGVGWSAFSGSGGVLGSYPVTTDEWVFLAAVYDQDAETVTLYVNDKVYEEKGKIGSGRDYTIIGSNPESGLHFSGDIDEMRIYNYALSQSEINSLRKEVTPPAPEPIPVDEKELVAYYPLDGNVKDHSGNDNHGFNDGATFVSGAREQALSFDGKDDYLRSQVNINPDNMPQMTMVAWAKADEVRGTVISHDDGSYDRTISIDDSGDGVGWSAFGGSGGILGSYPVTSGEWTFLAAVYDQDAETVTLYVNDKVYEEKGKIGSGQDYTIIGSNPESGLHFSGDIDEVRIYNYALSQSEIDSLRKEVAITIPEQIITQEPIADGFNGLIFESRSKANGSIVQIPLTLNGIGENIGNIDMTLRYNSSVLAATEVVKGSLTSNSLLNYNIVDSAIKINIDDKDGFSGDGSVAYVRFNVVGTEGSYTSLDITSLSANRVDQTPFNIATKDGMFKVISLEESKGDAVGDGGELTALDALYALQMSVRMIPEDLAMDMDGDGSVTSNDARLILKSSVKSD, from the coding sequence ATGAATCGTAAAGCAAAGAGCTTACTGTATGTTCTTTTTATTTCATTATTAGCTTTGACTTTATCTGTGTCAGTGGCTTCTCCAGAAGGAAGTGTAACACTATATGATGGAAATGCCCTTGAATTTAAGACACCTCCTGATGTTGTAGCTTATGCCAATACTTTGTATTCTGAACCTCCAAACGAATTTAAGATCACAACAAGTGGGAATATTTGGCAATATAAGCACTGGATCGCATTGACGGATCAGGGTGACTGGATCGAAGCAAAGACCGGTATTGAAACGACCACAGTAGGAGTACAGTTCTGGGGAGATATTAATGGTGGCTGGGCACGTGTTCTTGTTGATGGTGAAAAAGTATGGAGCGGGGATACCTATGGTGGTGATTCTAAGTTCCCGGAAGGTAAATTCATAAAATACCTGGAGATATCCGGCCTGGACAAAGGTTTCCATACCATAAGAGTAGAGAACATGGGTGTCAGTAGTAAGGGTGGCGGAGATGATGTGATCGTCTATTTCTTTTCTCTTATGGAACCATCTGTAGTAGAACCTGAACCAACTCCTACTCCGGAACCAACACAGGTTTCTGAGAAAGAGCTTGTTGCATACTATCCTTTTGATGGTAATGTTAAGGATTATTCCGGTAACGATAACCATGCTTTCAACGATGGTGCTACCTTTGTATCCGGAGCAAGGGAGCAGGCATTGAGTTTTGACGGCAAAGGTGATTATGTGCGTTCACCGGTCAACATAGATACGGATAACATGCCACAGATGACCATGATAGCATGGGCAAAAGCCGATGAGGTCAGGGGAACCGTCATATCTCACGATGATGGCAACTATGACCGAACGATAGCTATAGATGATAGTGGCGACGGAGTTGGATGGTCGGCCTTCAGTGGTTCCGGTGGTGTTCTGGGATCATATCCTGTTACAACTGATGAGTGGGTTTTCCTTGCAGCGGTTTATGACCAGGACGCTGAAACAGTGACACTGTACGTAAATGACAAGGTGTACGAAGAAAAGGGGAAAATTGGCAGTGGCCGGGATTATACCATTATTGGTTCCAATCCTGAATCCGGGTTGCATTTCTCAGGTGATATTGATGAGATGAGGATATACAATTACGCTCTTTCACAAAGTGAGATCAATTCCCTCCGTAAGGAGGTAACACCCCCTGCTCCTGAACCAATTCCTGTAGATGAGAAAGAACTTGTTGCATACTATCCTCTTGATGGCAATGTTAAGGACCATTCCGGTAACGACAACCATGGGTTCAACGATGGTGCTACCTTTGTATCCGGAGCAAGGGAGCAGGCATTAAGTTTTGATGGAAAAGATGATTATCTTCGTTCACAGGTTAACATTAATCCGGATAATATGCCACAAATGACCATGGTTGCATGGGCCAAAGCCGATGAGGTCAGGGGAACGGTTATCTCTCACGATGATGGCAGCTATGATCGGACAATAAGCATCGATGATAGTGGTGATGGAGTCGGCTGGTCAGCCTTTGGTGGTTCCGGCGGCATTCTGGGATCCTATCCAGTCACATCTGGAGAATGGACTTTCCTTGCAGCAGTCTATGACCAGGATGCTGAAACGGTAACACTGTACGTTAATGACAAGGTGTACGAAGAGAAAGGCAAAATTGGTAGTGGACAGGACTATACCATTATTGGTTCTAATCCGGAATCCGGTTTGCATTTCTCAGGTGATATCGATGAGGTAAGGATCTACAATTATGCCCTTTCGCAAAGTGAGATCGATTCCCTCCGTAAGGAAGTAGCAATTACAATTCCAGAACAAATCATCACTCAGGAACCTATAGCTGATGGATTCAACGGTTTAATTTTCGAATCCCGTAGCAAGGCAAACGGAAGCATCGTACAGATCCCCCTAACATTGAATGGAATAGGAGAAAATATCGGAAATATTGATATGACTCTGAGATATAATTCCTCTGTTCTTGCAGCTACTGAAGTTGTTAAAGGCAGTTTGACAAGCAATTCACTGCTGAATTACAATATCGTAGACAGTGCGATCAAGATCAATATTGATGATAAGGATGGATTCTCAGGTGATGGATCTGTTGCTTACGTGAGATTCAATGTGGTCGGAACTGAAGGCTCATACACTTCACTTGATATTACATCCCTATCTGCAAACAGGGTCGATCAGACTCCTTTCAATATTGCTACAAAAGATGGGATGTTCAAAGTGATCAGCCTGGAGGAAAGCAAAGGAGATGCTGTTGGTGATGGTGGTGAACTTACAGCTCTGGATGCATTATATGCACTCCAGATGTCTGTGAGAATGATACCAGAGGATCTTGCTATGGATATGGATGGGGATGGAAGTGTAACATCAAATGACGCAAGGCTGATACTGAAAAGTTCCGTAAAATCAGACTGA
- a CDS encoding cohesin domain-containing protein: MIQKRFLTIAVLSLLLIFSQNAMGQMIDLDIPDTTTSVGSSVEVPIMMSNGADVGSMDLVVTYDPEVLSFSSVEKGDLTNGMLQANTETEGTIIISIVDVDGINGDGELVVMSFDVMGEEAGSSSLTFTSAQANDVNTYIDIQVGTSDGTMTVEQKGLPGFELWMAAFVIFLTMLFRRS; this comes from the coding sequence ATGATACAAAAGCGTTTTTTGACAATTGCAGTTCTGTCCTTGTTATTGATATTCTCCCAGAACGCAATGGGACAAATGATCGATCTGGATATTCCGGACACCACAACCTCAGTAGGTTCCTCGGTTGAAGTTCCAATCATGATGTCCAACGGGGCAGATGTTGGAAGCATGGATCTGGTCGTGACATATGATCCTGAAGTCCTCTCTTTCAGTTCTGTGGAAAAAGGTGATCTGACGAACGGTATGTTACAGGCCAATACAGAAACAGAAGGTACCATCATAATTTCAATTGTGGATGTGGATGGCATAAATGGTGATGGTGAACTTGTGGTCATGTCCTTCGATGTGATGGGCGAGGAAGCTGGCAGCAGTTCCCTGACATTTACAAGTGCGCAGGCCAATGATGTCAATACGTACATCGATATTCAGGTCGGTACCAGTGATGGTACCATGACGGTGGAACAGAAAGGACTTCCGGGGTTTGAACTCTGGATGGCTGCTTTTGTGATTTTCCTCACAATGCTTTTCAGAAGGTCATAA
- a CDS encoding cohesin domain-containing protein, protein MKLGKMGIAISVLTVIMAFSITGVSAADWTQTQLTSNTVDDLYPSIDNSGNIVVFVEDVDGNEITKWDKEILLIDVRTSSVERLTSNVVEEDLPSISGDGSKIVFQSMLDGDWEIFSMNPDGSGLRQLTYTLHGIDDLSPVINSDASSIVYQSFDPAVEESEEIFVMNTDGSGQRQLTDNDLVDYLPVIGSDTVVFVGRTGESRLEFSLNEREIYVSNTGGSRPVALTDNDVYDSEPSISDDGSRIAFISEEYVEGDRSMRLFVINSDGTGLRQLTDNSIYVRNPCISGDGSKIAFVGGERDSEREIYIINYDGSGLLQLTDNSVEDGLPSINYDGSKIAYQSDVGGDYEIFMLSTTAATSEVYELASYSFMSVEAVGPTMVFGSARAPSGTVQIPVTLNNADNVGSMDLVLTYDSSVLRATEVRKGSLTEDSIVQSNIVDGTVRIGFIDMAGVSGSGSFVNVIFEIIDTDTSSATISKDGRTAISVDPGFERMAITSTTTKAATGSELVIESVSAKTVDGDPVSITTIDGMFDIGSVMGDCNRDGMITSVDALMALQMSIGTIPEDLVADIDGDGSVAAFDSLEIMKSSVRMSGSFRMESGVLK, encoded by the coding sequence ATGAAGTTGGGAAAAATGGGTATTGCCATATCTGTTCTAACAGTTATCATGGCATTTTCCATAACGGGGGTATCTGCTGCTGACTGGACGCAGACACAGTTGACAAGTAATACAGTTGATGATCTTTATCCGTCTATAGACAACAGTGGGAATATTGTTGTTTTTGTTGAAGATGTGGATGGGAATGAGATAACTAAATGGGATAAAGAGATCCTGCTTATTGATGTGAGGACATCAAGTGTTGAAAGGCTGACCAGCAATGTTGTAGAAGAAGATCTTCCTTCCATAAGCGGGGATGGTTCTAAGATCGTTTTCCAGTCAATGTTGGACGGTGATTGGGAGATATTTAGCATGAATCCTGATGGAAGTGGGTTAAGACAACTGACATATACTCTTCATGGTATCGATGATCTTTCCCCGGTAATTAATTCCGATGCTTCAAGTATAGTGTATCAATCTTTTGATCCCGCTGTGGAGGAAAGTGAGGAGATCTTTGTCATGAATACAGACGGAAGCGGGCAGAGGCAGCTCACTGACAATGATCTTGTTGATTATCTTCCTGTGATTGGCAGTGATACTGTTGTCTTTGTAGGCAGAACAGGTGAATCAAGGCTTGAGTTCTCCCTTAATGAACGTGAGATTTATGTATCAAATACTGGTGGTTCAAGACCCGTTGCTTTGACCGATAATGATGTTTATGACTCAGAACCCTCCATAAGTGATGACGGTTCAAGGATTGCTTTTATTTCAGAAGAATATGTTGAAGGAGATCGTTCCATGCGTTTGTTTGTCATAAACAGTGATGGTACGGGACTTCGGCAGCTTACAGACAATTCCATTTACGTACGCAATCCTTGCATCAGTGGCGATGGTTCTAAAATAGCTTTTGTGGGTGGAGAAAGAGATAGTGAAAGGGAGATCTATATAATTAACTACGATGGTAGCGGATTATTACAACTTACAGATAATAGCGTTGAAGATGGTTTACCATCAATCAATTATGATGGTTCCAAAATAGCTTATCAGTCAGATGTTGGAGGCGACTATGAGATCTTCATGCTTTCAACAACAGCAGCTACATCTGAAGTATATGAGCTGGCTTCCTACAGTTTCATGAGTGTCGAAGCTGTGGGACCGACTATGGTATTTGGTTCTGCAAGAGCACCTTCGGGTACAGTTCAGATTCCCGTTACTCTGAACAATGCAGACAATGTTGGCAGTATGGATCTGGTACTGACCTATGATTCCAGTGTGCTGAGAGCAACTGAAGTACGGAAAGGGTCACTAACAGAGGATTCGATCGTACAATCCAATATCGTGGATGGCACTGTCAGGATAGGTTTCATTGATATGGCTGGTGTCAGTGGTTCTGGCTCGTTCGTGAATGTCATTTTTGAGATAATTGATACTGATACTTCAAGTGCTACTATCAGTAAAGATGGCAGGACTGCTATTTCCGTTGATCCGGGATTTGAACGAATGGCTATAACGTCTACAACCACTAAAGCAGCTACAGGTAGTGAACTTGTTATAGAGAGTGTTAGTGCTAAGACTGTTGATGGGGATCCGGTTTCCATTACTACCATTGATGGAATGTTCGACATCGGTTCTGTGATGGGCGATTGTAACAGGGATGGTATGATAACCAGTGTGGATGCACTAATGGCTTTGCAGATGTCCATAGGCACGATCCCTGAAGATCTCGTCGCAGATATTGATGGTGATGGTAGTGTAGCTGCATTTGATTCTCTTGAGATCATGAAATCTTCTGTACGTATGTCAGGTAGTTTTAGAATGGAAAGTGGGGTGCTAAAATGA